Sequence from the Verrucomicrobiota bacterium genome:
CAGGGAGGCTCATCCACCACCTGCCGCTTCAGGTATTCGATCTCGACCGGAAAGGTGCGCCCCGCGGAGGTCAACAGTTCGCAGGGAGAGAGGTAAGCCTGCAGCAGATCCGTGTCGAGCGTGGCCGACATCACCACCAGCTTCAGATCCGGACGGTGGGCCTGCTGGATTTCCACCGCCCGCGCCAGCGCGATGTCACCGTAAAGGTGTCGCTCGTGAAATTCATCAAAGATAATGACGTCGACGCCTTCCAGGTCCGGGTCGCTGACCATCTGGCGCAGCAGGATGCCCTCGGTAACAAAACGGATGCGCGTCCGATCGGACGTTACGTTGTCCAGCCGGATCTGGTAGCCTACCTCCCGGCCGAGTTCGGCGCCGCGCTCCTGGGCCACGCGCGCTGCCAGCATCCGGGTGGGCAGACGGCGCGGCTGCAGGACCACGATCTGACCCTCCCCGGCCAGGCCGTAGTCGAGGATCATCTGGGGCACCTGGGTCGATTTGCCGGACCCGGTAGGCGCCTGCAGAATCAGGCGATTACTGCGTTTCAGGGCCGCAACCAGGGCCGGTTCAAGTTCAAAGATCGGTAAACTACGCTCCACGACGCGCGCAATGAACTACACCCGGGGGCGGGTGTCGAGTAGGGTTCGGAGTTCGGGGTTCGGGGTTCGGAGTTCGGTCACACGGCGGCCGCAGCGGGTTTGGCGGGCACAACGTAAGAGTTCACACGGCGAACACGGAGAGCCACGGCGACCACGGCGGGAGGAGGAGAGTTCGGGGTTCGGAGTTCGGAGCGGCAGCATGGGCTCCGCCTCTCGGTGTGAAGTCCAGCAGTTGGGATTCTTTTTCTGCGTTCTCTGCGTGTTCTGCGGATGATTTAATCTTTCCGCCGTGGTCGCCGTGGCTCGCCGTGGTCGCCGTGTGAACTCTTACGTAGTGCCCGCCACACCCGCTGCGGCCGCCGTGTGACCGAACTCCGAACGCCAAACCCCGAACTCCGAACTCCGAACTATGCTGATCGCGCTGCATAAACCATTCGGGGTGCTGTCCCGGTTTACGCCCGACGGATCGCCGAATCGAACCCTGGCGGATCTCGGGTTGCCGCGAGGGGTTTATCCGATCGGGCGTTTGGATGCTGATTCGGAAGGGTTACTGCTGCTGTCGGATGAGGCCGGCTGGAACGCCGCTTTGCTCGACCCGGAGCGCGGCCACGAGCGGGAGTATTGGGCGCAGGTGGAGCGGGTGCCGGGAGCGTCCGCCTTGCGGCGGCTGTGCGAGGGAATCGTCATCCAGGGACGCCGGACCCGGCCGGCCGAAGCCTGGATTCTGGACCCGCAACCGCAGGTGCCGCCGCGGGATCCTCCCATCCGCTTCCGTATAAACGTGCCCGAATGCTGGCTCGCTTTGGTCTTGCGAGAGGGCAGAAACCGCCAGGTACGCCGGATGACGGCGGCCGTCGGGCATCCGACCCTGCGGCTGGTCCGGGTGCGTATCGGCGGGTGCAGACTCGGCGACCTCCCTCCGGGGGAGTGGCGTGAACTGTCGTCGGAGGAACGCCGGCAGCTGGAGAGATGACGGACGATGGAAGCGTGTTATGGTCTCGGGATTTGGGCGTAGGTAGATGCGGACGATTTTCAGGGTTTTCAAATACACGGGGCGCTACCCCGTAACGGCGGCCGCCACCCTCGGGTGTGCGGCATTGAGCACGGTGATGGTGATTGTTTTTCCGGCGGTGACCCAGCGGATCATCGACGTAGGTATTCGTGGGCACCGGCCGGACCTCATCGCGCCGTTGATCCTCCTGGCGGTGCTCTCGTTTCTGATCCAGAACTCCGCCAACGCGGTCCGCATCATCCTGAACAACACGTTCGAGCAGAAGGTGATCTTCGATCTCCGCAGCGACCTTTACGATCACATCCAAAAACTGCCCCTGCAAT
This genomic interval carries:
- a CDS encoding pseudouridine synthase, whose protein sequence is MLIALHKPFGVLSRFTPDGSPNRTLADLGLPRGVYPIGRLDADSEGLLLLSDEAGWNAALLDPERGHEREYWAQVERVPGASALRRLCEGIVIQGRRTRPAEAWILDPQPQVPPRDPPIRFRINVPECWLALVLREGRNRQVRRMTAAVGHPTLRLVRVRIGGCRLGDLPPGEWRELSSEERRQLER